CAGGTAAAACCAAATACCCCCTCTACTTAATTTTAGATAAGCTAATTTTCAATATATTCTTATGTAACTTATTAGAGCACTTATGTTGATACTTATTATTATCTTAATTTTCCTACTAGCAGGAGTAGTGAAAGGGGTTATAGGCTTAGGTTTACCCACGATAGCCATGGGCCTACTAACACTCTTCTTCCCTCCAGCAGTTGCGGCTGGATTACTAATTATTCCCTCTTTAGTAACCAATATCTGGCAGTTATGGTTAGGTGAAAATTTTTGGCCACTATTTAAACGACTATGGCCAATGATTCTAGGTATAGTAATAGGTACTTTATGGAGTATTCTACCTCCACTTACTTCATCAAACTCTTGGGTAGGCTCTGCTTTAGGTATTATTCTTTGTTTGTATGGAATATGGGGTATAGCAGGTAAAAAACTACCAAATGCAGTTAAAAATGAGCATTGGCTTTCCCCTTTAGTTGGTTATATAACAGGTACTATTACAGCAGCTACAGGTGTTTTTGTATTACCTGCTGTTCCCTATTTACAAACATTGCATTTAAATAAAAATCAATTGATACAAGCGTTAGGATTATCTTTTACCGCCTCAACTATTGCACTTGCCATACAACTTTTGATACAGGCTGACTTACCTACAGTGAATTATGGATTATCAATTTTAGCTGTAGTTCCTGCACTAATTGGTATGTATTTTGGACAATTATTACGTAATATTATTAGTGAGCAAGTTTTTCGCCGCTATTTTTTCATAGGGTTAATTCTGTTAGGAAGCTATATGATAATTAAAGATTTGCTATAAATTATTGGTTGTTAAACAATCAATAAAATCTCGATAGTACTGTGGAAGTTCGTTAAAACAATGGCTACAAATAACTAATTTACGTTTAGCCCAACTGTCTTTTAAAGTAACTATACTAATATCTTTATGAGCTAATCGCTGTGCGGTATAGCGTGGCACAATAGCGATCCCCACACCATTAGCTACCACTTGGTATACTGCATCGAATGAACTTAAGCGTACTCGATAGTTAAGCCGTTTACCTAGCTGTTTGACGTGGCTTTCAATATACTGTTGTAATGCTAAATGCTCCATTAATCCTATAAATTCTTCTTGTACAATATCTTGTAAAGAAACCTCTGAATGTGATCCTAAAGAATGTTGTTGATGCACAATGACAACTAACTCATCATCACAAAAAGGTAATTGTTGCAAACCTTGCAATTGAACAGAATTGGACACTATCCCCAATGGTAACGTTTTACTTTTTAAACCATGTACAATATCAAGGCTTAGCTTTTCTTGTAATGTGAAAGAAATATGAGGGTTATTTTTTAAAAAATAAGCTATTTTATTAGGTAAATATTCATTTAATGCTGATGAATTACAAGCTAATAAAATATGTCCATGCAACCCTTTACTGTATTGAAAAAGCTCATCACGCATATAGTCAACATCTTGTAAAACGCTAATAGCATGTTGTAAAAAAACTCTTCCTACCTCTGTAGTAATCACACCTGTTTTCGAACGGATTAATAACGGTGTACCTAACTCATCTTCAATACCTTTGATTCGTTCACTGGCTGATTGTAATGTTATACAGGAATTTGCTGCGCCCCCCGTAATACTTCCTGCATTACACACATTAACAAATAATCGTAAATCAACAAGATCAAATCGCATACCCTATCCATTCCAAGCAGTTATTTTGTTATTTAATAAGCAACAAAGGGAACTATAAAGTTCCCTTTGTTAGACTGCATAAGAAATTACATCTATTACATATTAGCAATAATTGCATCACCAAATTGTGAACAAGAAAGCAATTTAGCACCTTCCATTAAACGTTCAAAGTCATAAGTTACAGTTTTAGCAGCAATTGCCCCATCAATACCTTTGATGATTAAATCAGCTGCTTCATACCAACCCATATGACGTAACATCATTTCAGCAGAAAGGATCACTGAACCTGGGTTAACTTTATCTTGGCCAGCATATTTTGGAGCAGTACCGTGTGTTGCTTCAAACATAGCAATTGAATCAGAAAGGTTAGCACCTGGCGCAATACCAATACCACCCACTTGAGCTGCTAATGCATCAGACAAGTAGTCACCATTTAGGTTAAGCGTTGCAATTACATCGTACTCAGCAGGACGTAATAAGATTTGTTGTAACATAGCATCAGCAATAGCATCTTTTACAATGATATTTTTGCCAGTTTTTGGGTTCTTGAACTGCATCCAAGGACCACCATCAAGTAATTCAGCACCAAATTCTTTCTGAGCTACTTCATAACCCCAATCTTTGAAAGCACCCTCTGTGAATTTCATAATATTGCCCTTATGAACAATAGTTAATGATTCACGATCGTTATCAATAGTGTACTGTAATGCCTTACGTACTAAACGCTTAGTACCTTCTTCAGATACTGGCTTAATGCCAATACCACAATGTTCAGTGAAACGAATTTTCTTAACACCCATTTCTTTGGTTAAGAATTCAATTACTTTTTTAGCTTCTGGGCTATCAGCTTTCCATTCAACACCTGCATAGATATCTTCAGAGTTCTCACGGAAGATAACCATATCTACTAAACCTGGCTCTTTAACTGGGCTTGGAACGCCTTTGAACCAACGTACTGGACGTTGACACACATATAAATCTAATTGTTGACGTAATGCTACGTTTAATGAACGGATACCACCACCCACTGGCGTAGTTAATGGACCTTTAATAGAAACAACATAGTCACGAACTGCTGCTAATGTTTCATCAGGTAACCAAGTGTCTTTATCGTATACTTGAGTCGCTTTTTCACCCGCATATACTTCCATCCATTCAATTTTACGTTTGCTGCCATAAGCTTTTTCAATAGCAGCATCTACCACTTTAATCATTACTGGGCTGATATCGACACCAATACCATCACCTTCAATAAAAGGGATAATCGGATTATCAGGAACATTGAGAGAAAAATCTTGGTTTACAGTAATTTTTTGACCATTTGCCGGAACTTTAATTTTAGTCATTACAAAACTCCATCGTTTTATTATGTATTAACAATATGCTATAAGAAGAGACAATTCTTTTACTAAATAATTCTACTTATATAAAAATAGCTCTCAATGCCCAAATAGGCGACTATTTTTGTAGTTTTCACCTATAATCTTACACACTTTAAGG
This portion of the Entomomonas sp. E2T0 genome encodes:
- a CDS encoding sulfite exporter TauE/SafE family protein, with translation MLILIIILIFLLAGVVKGVIGLGLPTIAMGLLTLFFPPAVAAGLLIIPSLVTNIWQLWLGENFWPLFKRLWPMILGIVIGTLWSILPPLTSSNSWVGSALGIILCLYGIWGIAGKKLPNAVKNEHWLSPLVGYITGTITAATGVFVLPAVPYLQTLHLNKNQLIQALGLSFTASTIALAIQLLIQADLPTVNYGLSILAVVPALIGMYFGQLLRNIISEQVFRRYFFIGLILLGSYMIIKDLL
- a CDS encoding LysR family transcriptional regulator, whose protein sequence is MRFDLVDLRLFVNVCNAGSITGGAANSCITLQSASERIKGIEDELGTPLLIRSKTGVITTEVGRVFLQHAISVLQDVDYMRDELFQYSKGLHGHILLACNSSALNEYLPNKIAYFLKNNPHISFTLQEKLSLDIVHGLKSKTLPLGIVSNSVQLQGLQQLPFCDDELVVIVHQQHSLGSHSEVSLQDIVQEEFIGLMEHLALQQYIESHVKQLGKRLNYRVRLSSFDAVYQVVANGVGIAIVPRYTAQRLAHKDISIVTLKDSWAKRKLVICSHCFNELPQYYRDFIDCLTTNNL
- the icd gene encoding NADP-dependent isocitrate dehydrogenase; amino-acid sequence: MTKIKVPANGQKITVNQDFSLNVPDNPIIPFIEGDGIGVDISPVMIKVVDAAIEKAYGSKRKIEWMEVYAGEKATQVYDKDTWLPDETLAAVRDYVVSIKGPLTTPVGGGIRSLNVALRQQLDLYVCQRPVRWFKGVPSPVKEPGLVDMVIFRENSEDIYAGVEWKADSPEAKKVIEFLTKEMGVKKIRFTEHCGIGIKPVSEEGTKRLVRKALQYTIDNDRESLTIVHKGNIMKFTEGAFKDWGYEVAQKEFGAELLDGGPWMQFKNPKTGKNIIVKDAIADAMLQQILLRPAEYDVIATLNLNGDYLSDALAAQVGGIGIAPGANLSDSIAMFEATHGTAPKYAGQDKVNPGSVILSAEMMLRHMGWYEAADLIIKGIDGAIAAKTVTYDFERLMEGAKLLSCSQFGDAIIANM